The Methylomonas koyamae genome has a segment encoding these proteins:
- a CDS encoding energy transducer TonB codes for MQAPQLTPTPLSQGDSLITALFLAAVVHIALVLGINFTAPQPAKVNKSMEITVAHTPLKKAPKDAKYLAAEHQLGAGEETKKPEPLQHREAVPLAPPSPPPKKVQPQPAPVPAKPVTEKVLVQAKAPAKVAAEPEQPVQTPEPDEVHDAAPKLSAEALQQQIAQLGERIRNSQQSTQESKIKFVHSISTHKYLAAQYVKDWEDKVERTGNLNYPEAARKKGASQTLTMDVGINADGSIYSMRIVKSSGNPALDDAAKRIVKMSAPFAALPDELLREVNVLVITRVWKFSDETGMTAR; via the coding sequence ATGCAGGCTCCGCAATTGACGCCGACTCCGCTGTCGCAAGGCGATTCGCTGATCACGGCGCTGTTCCTGGCAGCGGTAGTTCATATCGCTCTCGTGCTCGGGATCAACTTCACGGCGCCGCAGCCGGCAAAAGTGAATAAGTCGATGGAAATCACCGTGGCGCACACGCCGCTGAAAAAAGCGCCGAAAGATGCCAAATATCTGGCCGCCGAGCATCAACTCGGCGCCGGCGAAGAAACCAAGAAACCGGAGCCGTTGCAGCATAGAGAGGCCGTGCCGCTCGCACCGCCGAGTCCGCCGCCGAAAAAAGTGCAGCCGCAACCGGCGCCGGTACCGGCAAAGCCGGTCACCGAGAAAGTCCTGGTCCAAGCCAAGGCGCCGGCCAAAGTGGCCGCCGAGCCGGAACAACCGGTGCAGACGCCGGAACCGGATGAAGTGCACGATGCCGCCCCCAAATTGTCGGCGGAAGCTCTGCAGCAGCAAATCGCGCAATTGGGCGAACGGATTCGCAATAGCCAGCAAAGCACCCAGGAATCCAAGATCAAATTCGTGCACTCGATCAGTACCCACAAATACCTGGCGGCACAGTACGTCAAGGATTGGGAGGACAAGGTTGAGCGTACCGGCAATCTGAATTATCCTGAAGCGGCACGCAAAAAAGGCGCTTCGCAGACCTTGACGATGGATGTCGGCATCAACGCCGACGGCAGTATTTACAGCATGCGGATAGTCAAATCGTCCGGTAATCCGGCGCTGGACGACGCCGCCAAACGCATCGTCAAGATGAGTGCGCCGTTCGCGGCGTTGCCGGACGAGTTGTTACGGGAAGTGAACGTTTTGGTGATCACCAGGGTCTGGAAATTCTCGGACGAAACCGGTATGACCGCACGCTAG